GTGGATCTGGACTCACAGTGTAAGTTGGTTCTTTTCTGAAGCACATGCCTTTTTCACTTTGCAGCCTTTCTTTCACCTGGAGGTCCTCTAGATCTTCCAAGAACCActggagaaacatttttaaatgttttttttttcccctgactaTGACTCCCACCTTTGGCTTCCCAaggtggaagagagagaaaaacgaTCTGTGAAATGTGAACCCTCCTCCTTGCCTTCCCTAATGACAGGCTTGCTAACAGTTTACCATTTGGGAAAGAGTGTGGACTATTTTCCCCTGATCCGCCTCTGACCTGATGTAAAGTGTAGAATGATGGGTCCGAGAAGGAACAAGAAGAGGCCGTAGTGTGCAGCGGTTAAGAGTGAGCATGGTAGTCAGACAGCCTTTGACTCAAATTCCTGTTCAGCCCAGTACTTTTTAGcaccatgaccttgggcaagtttctcagTACTTTTGAACCACAGTTTCCTTACCTAcaacattagaaaaataatactaCCTTCACCCTAGAATATTTATAAGTAGTAAATATTCCTATGAAACATTCATATCAGAGTGTCTGGAATACAGTATATACTCAGTAGTGGTTGCAAAGGCATACATACATCTTAAACCTTTTGCTATAGAACATTTCAGACATTTACAGAAGAATAGTATAATAAACACCCATATATCTATCACCAAGTTTTGACAAATATCAACTCCTGACCATTCATGTTTCCCGTATATCCCAACCTACTTCCCATCCCAaccctggattattttgaagcaaatactAGACATTGTATCATTTTAcctgtaaatattttagtatgcATATCTAAAAcagaaagatgattttttaaaaatataaccacagggcttccctggtggcgcagtggttgagagtccgcctgccgatgcaggggacatgggttcacgccccggtccgggaagatcccacatgccgcggagcggctaggcccgtgagccatgaccactgagccggcgcgtccggagcctgtgctccgcaacgggagaggccacaacagtgagaggcccacgtaccacaaaaaaaaaaaaaaaaaaaaaaacccaaaaaacataaCCACAGTATCAAAGGTACTATAAatcttgaattttatcaaatatcctCTCATTAGAGTTTAGATTTCAAGGATTATCTCATAATTTATTTACAGTTTAGTTTGCTTGAatcaggatggaaaaagaaaaaaaaaggtcctatAAGATGATCCCAGGTCATTTCATGCCTTTCCTGCCTCAGACTttgaatcagtcatttctccaagaatCCCTGGTTTCTTTGAGTAAAAACTGGTCCTGAAGACTATAATCTGGTTGGTCTAATTAGCCCATTAcagacattcttcatttctgttacatcgctttttgtttgttttgttttgttttgttttgttttgttttgctcacgggcccagccgctccgcagcatgtgggatcttcccggaccagggcacaaacccgtgtcccctgcatcggcaggtagaccctcaaccactgtgccaccagggaagccctgttacatCGCTTTTGATCTCAAGCATTtacttttggttctttcttaggatttccatgtctctgctTACATGGCTCATCTGTTCTTACATTATAGTCCGTGCATATTCAtcttagttgttttaaattcctggtttAATAATACCAAGATTTCTGCGTGGACAAAACAATCTTGCCTGCCATTTCTATAAACATGAATGTTGCCCATCAAGCCATCAGCATTGCAGCCCCTGGACAGTgggccctgaggggaattcagaaCAGAGGAAAGCAGGATACTTGCCCTTAGATAGCTAAGATGAATATCAAAGGAATggtttcagtgagcccagactcttgcatcttcccggACATAGAATAGCTACATCactaacttgagatgtctggtttttgtgTGACTAGCAATAACCTTTTGACGTTTGACtacatatttgttttgttttgttttcaacaaaAACTCCTATATCTCCAGGCTCCTCCactacctctttggaacagtccctcagaactatctgagaggctgtctccccggctatagtcctcagtaattCCTCAAACGAAAcagaattctcaacttttaggctgtgcaCCTTTGTTCAGTCGACACCTACCATGTCTGGTTCTGaggcttgctctgtctcttcaaattatgttttttgcTCTTTAGGACACCTTGTAACTTTTCTTGTTAGCTGGACATGAAAAAGAACTGCTGTAAAGAAGCCTTTAGTAATGGGGtgacggggtgggggaggagaagtattctatagtcctatgattaTATCTCAGTTCGAGTGAGACTTTGCCTCTGGACTGTGGACCTCAcaagtgtttttcagtttttttctcccGACTTAGGTGGGACAGTAGGGTTCCAGTGGTCTGGAGGTGGGTATTTCCCTTTTCTGACATGAAAGGCTTAGCGCTGACTGTAGTTGTAGAGTTTTCTTCCTCCAGGTTAGTGAGGCTCTGATAAAACCCCtgcaggttaggctctggttaactggtttcccctgagggcaggccttCTTGAGAAGAACAAGATGCTCTGCtctatttcaaaatggttcctttgcccctccccctgcaggaAGCCACAGGGGATTTTTCCCCCCGATAtttactgtgagaacctggtggAGCTCTTAGAAGTGAAACTCACAGAAGTGTGGTGACGCCCCCCATGACTGGGTCCCCCTGGAGTTTTAACTCCAGGCTGACCATCGAGTAATTCGTCAATCACAGTTCGGGGCTTCCTGCCCAGCACTGCTGCCCATGGTGAGTCTGGGCTCTGCAAAGCCAGGACTCCCTGCATTTGCCTGTCTGTTCTCCAGTCTTgggggcagcagtttgccctgtgtcctcaaagGATCTCTTAAGGATTTAAGAAGAGTtgctttttcagtctgttcaacTTTTCACTTATTCTTAGGATGGAGTAGTGACTTCCAAGCTCCTGACATGTAACTGGAATCTggaagtcaaatttatcaattgGATTCCATATTGCATCTGTATTTTGTTGTTGGCTAAAACTACAaagaattggggcttccctggtggcgcagttgttaagaatccgcctgccaatgcaggagacacaggttcgagccctggtctgggaagatcccacatgccgtggagcaactaagcccatgagccacaattactgaagcccgtccaccctagagcccgtgctccacaacaggagaggccaccacgatgagaggcctgcgcaccacagcaaagagtagcccccgctcgccgcaactagagagagcccacacgcagcaacgaagacccaacgcaaccaaaagtaaataaacaaaataaaataaattaaaaaaaaaaaacctacaaagagTTAACTTATTTTCCTGGTAATTGTGAAATCGCTGAGTAATGAAAACATAATAAGGAACCAAATATATAAGTCCAGTGACAAAGCttgaagtgaaaagagaaaatagttaCAAATTAACCTGTACTTGGAGTCCTAAGGCCTTATTACTCCCTTCTAATGCAATAcgttaaaaataattctaagttGCACTCAATATATTGGATACGTAGGTACAACTCTTATCATTTTTGATAATGATTTAATTTGCCTTAGTTAACTATTTCTAGCTGATAAATATGATCATTGAAAAACCTGATTGCTATGAACGTGTTTACAGAGCAGATATGCATCTGTACTTTGAGTTCAATTTAGAAAAGTTTTCCTCACTCTCGGgttttgaaagaatttttctgttttcttctaatagttcATAGTTTACTATTTTAACAACTATCTGATGCATTTGGAATACTTCTTGGGTTGGTATGAGGAATGAATCCAATTTTAACACTTTTTCAAAAGATTATTCAGTTATTTCAATACTTCTCATTATAAAGTCCATCTGCTCTCCCCTGATATGGGATGTTGCCTTTGTTATACACTAAATTTCCCTATGCCAATGAGTGTTTCtctagattttctgattttcCCACTGGTCTTTCTATTCATGCACCAATACTCTAAGgggctttacaatattgtgtactATCTGGCCTTCcctgttgttctttttctaattctcattCCTATAATTACTTCTTCTCTTTGCATGGACTGATTTCTCAAATAccatgagaaagtgagttgaagatgGTTTTAGTTTTAGTGAGAAAGTATTTCCCCACTGTAAGTTGCTGGCTTTCAGGATGAGTAGAGAAATAGATAAGAAAGTATGTGTCAATTCATATTTTACAGAATGTTTTTACTGAGAATGGCTATTGGTGAGTTATGTTAATAATTTTCCTCTTAATGAACATCCCCCCGCTCTCTAGTTTTCTagagtaaatcccacttggttataCTGTAACCCTTTTAAGAATGTTTCAGATTCTgcttttgctaatatttttttaggATTTTGTATTGATATTCATAAATGTGATTCATCTGTagtttctggtagaatctttgtGAGATTTGCAGCTCAAAGTTACATTCACTTAGAAAGAATTTGAAGGTTTACCTTATTTCCCTATATTCTGGGATAATTTAAGTAAAATTGGGATTCTCTGATCGCTGCAGGCTTAATAGAATTCTGCTGTGAAGCCACCTGGGACTTGATAATGTTTTGCGGGGAGCACCTCGACTGCTTTCTCTGTCCACTCTTCCATGATCACTGGTCTACTTCAACTTTATGTCTCTAACGGAGTCAATATTTATAAGCTCTATTTACCTATAATAGATGTacgtaatttaaaatttaagacaTTAGCCAATCTATTTTCTCAGCCGATGCAGGATTGTCCTCTAAAATATCAAGCCAGATAACCATCAACCCACTTGAAACACTTTATGTTACTATAGGCCATAAGGGACCCGttattgtttctaaattgtaGAGTATTTTTAGAAGAAGAACATCAAATTTATCTTCCATTCTCTGTGCAGTGTAAGAAAATCAGATTAATTTAGCTCTGTGTGGCATACACAAATTTCAGGACAGTTTTCACACGTCTCACCAAAGTGTTGTTTTCCTTCCGTGCCGAGAGTCCCTGCAGTGGGACTGTTTTGCTGTCTCCTCCATCCACACTTTCTTTCTGTTGGTGTCCAGATTGttagtgctttttttaaaaaaaatatttatttatttgtttgttttatttttggctgcatcgggccTTCATTGTGGCACAAGGGATCTTTgctgcggcatgcggacttctctctagttgtggagagcacatgggatcagtagttgtggcacgcaggcttagttgcctctcggcatgtgggatcttagttcccagacggggatcgagcctgtgtcccctgcattggaaggcggattcttaacaactggacaaccagggaagtccctgttagtGCTTTTTAGTGAGCATTCTTGCATAGGATAGGATGCTAACTGCTTCCACTGGGATTCCTCAGATTCTATATCTTAAACAAACTTGGACCTGTTCTACaacaaaatgtatattattttgttaaatggaaaaaaacaatttaaaaacaaccCAGATTTTAACATGGCAAATGCTGCTTTCATCACAGCAACACAAGAGGGAAATGCGATGGGAATTAGAATAGTAAGTAGAAGATATCAGGGAGAGTAGCCTACGTAAAATACAACTTCACCTGACTTGGAAAAGTTGGAATGATGTATATATACAGGAGAGTAAGAAATAAGGAAGGGCTGGGAATTGTTTCAGCTTTATCTAAATACATTTTTTCGTTCCTTTGTGATCCGTAGCTGAGTTGCCTGCAATCCACAGCCTCTGATGCGGACACAGCCTCTGATGTGGACACAGCCTCTGATGTGGACATGGCTGATGCCCAGGACAATGCTCTGAGGATCCTGCTTGTTGGGAAGACGGGAAGTGGGAAAAGTGTGACGGCAAACACCATCTTCGGGGGAAAAAGTGTTCGACTCTAGGATTTCTGCCAAAGCTGTTAGCAAAACTTGTCAGGAAGCATCCGGGAAATGGAAAGGGAGAGACCTTCTCGGTGTTGACACCCCAGGGCTCTTCGACACCAAGGAGAACCTGAGCACCACCTGCATGGAAATCAGCCGCTGTGTCCTCGCCTCCCGCCCCGGGCCTCACGCCAGCGTCTTGGTCGTGCAGCTGGGCCGCTTCACGGAGGAAGAGCAGAAAACCGTGGCGTTGATCAAGGCTGTGTTTGGGGAACCAGCCATGAAGCACATGATCATCTTGTTCACTCGCAAAGAGGAACTGGAGGACCGCGGCCTAAGCGACTTTGTGCGGGGTGCGGACGTAAAGTTACGAAGCATCATTTAGGAGTGTGGAGACCGCTGCTGTACCTTCAGTAACAGGAGTACAGACCGGGCTGAGAAGGAAGCTCAGGTGCGGGAGCTGGTGGAGCTGATAGAGAAGATGGTGCAGAACAACCAGGGGGCTTACTTTTCCGACGCCATATACAAGGACATAGAGGAAAAGCTGAGAAAGTGGGAGGAAGTCTTGAAGAAAATCTACACTGATCAGAAATAGAAATCCAAAAGTGGAAGAGGAGTGTGCTCAGGCAtgcaggaaaaagagagaaaaattaaattactaaAGATGGAATAcgaagaaaaactaagaaatgtTAGGGAGGAGGCCCAAAACAATACTTTTAGCCATAAACATGATGGAGAtatgaatttgcttttaaaagtatttcatttGTTCAGGAAGTAACTATTTTTTCGCAATTTACTATGGTTAGTGGAGCATCTCTCCAGCTCACTCCCAAGCACTCTCcatgcctgcccctccccacaaacACCAAGAAATTCAAGAAATTACAAAATTGCTAAGTTTGAGCCCTTGTTCACTGGGCATGGTTTTAAGACTCAAATGGAAGGAATTTGAAGGCCGAAAGGCATCCTGTACTGAGTGTTGACACTACCTGTGAAGCACATTACACGGGCCCCTTGTGAGCATTTCGTAACTGTCAGTAAATTATCCAGTTACCCCAGCGGCATTGTTCTCTGGTTTCCGAGAGACGAGTTGATAAGTGTtcgttgtttcaagccactaagttttggggtaattggTTACACGGCAGTGGATAACTAGTACAAGATGTATGTTTGTTTATGCATATATAGAAAATATGTCTTTACATACTGGCCACTGCACTTGCCGCTGGGGAAAGAATTTCAGATTCTGGGGATCAGGGTGGGAGGAGACTTACTTTTTACTATAGATCCTTTGATCTATTTCAGTAtattgttcattcaacaaacaaacaaagagacaAATAATAACATTTGTAATATCCTCCAATAAACAATAATTCCAAAGGCCCATTTCAAAAAACAATTGCCCGAGTCTCCTATTTTTCTCCACTTTCCTTTTCTAGGTGCCAACTTAAAATTCTCCTGCCTATAAATTCAAACAGCTCTGTGTCAGAAATGTTCCAGTTCCCCCTGCAGATCCACTCTCTTCCCTTTTCGGTCCTTCTTTGGCCGGGGACCACCTCACTGGGCTCCATtgttctctgtctgtctctcaggCCCCACCAGTGGGGCGGCCAGCAGAGGATCTGTGGGAGCTAGAGAACTAGATGCGGGAATTTGTCTCCTGGATCCCTCTCTAGCTGGTCCGATCTGAGCAGATGCCACCTCCAACCCAAGGTCCAGCCACAGGCATCAGGGGCTCTCAGATCTGACCAGTAAAATATACCCGTGTAGGAGTGTTGTCACGCCAAGCCTGTGGTGTATCTGCAGTAAAACTTTTGACTGTTCTCTGGGGTCACAGCTTGACCTGGGAATGAATTTTAGGTTTCAAAAATGCCCCAGTCTGGTGATTAGGGTCAATGGTAAAGCTGTAAGAGGTAGCCATAAAATAAACAGACTAATTCTCTTTTGGCCCCCCTCACTCTAAGGTGCGTGCTACCAGAAGAGTTCCAGATGTATTGTGAGAAGGGGAAAGAGGGTTAGATCGCGTGCCTTAGCTCAAAGGGGGCAGATTTGAGTGTTGGTAATAATCtgacaaaacaacacaaaaccttGTTAAAATAAAGTAATTGTTGAATATGGATGCATAGTCTCTGGTATGTTTCCTAACACATTGGTCTTGTTTACAGTGGCCTATAttcctaaaacattttaaaggaatcaaatatttaaaggataCAGTTTGGGAAATAGCAAGAAAGTATTTCTTCCCATGGGATTAATAatgtcattattttctttcttttttttaatttaattaattaattaatttatggctgtgttgggtcttcgtttctgtgcaagggctttctctagttgtggcaagcagggtccactcttcatcgccgtgcacaggcctctcactatcgctgcctctcttgttctctgtggagcacaggctccagactcgaaggctcagtaattgtggctcacgggcccagttgctccgtggcatgtgggatcttcccagaccagggctcgaacccgtgtcccctgcattggcaggcagattctcaaccactgcaccacgagggaagcccaccattattttctttgttaccTGAAATTCTatagtttatttatctatcttttttttattatcccttcatctatattttcaaatttattggcataaatttATTCATGgaattctcttaaaatttttaaaatctcctttgaATATATAgttacaatcttttttttaatgcttagtatttttattgtgttcactctttttttgattttgatCCATATTAGCAGAACTTTATTAGTcattcaaagaatcagctttagtttttaaattttgatatgctCATTTGTGCTCgtttatatttcaataatttctgttcctttctttattatctcctttcttCTGTGTTCTTTGGTTTTACTCTGCTctcctttttaattattttgctttttattttcaagtatacaTATTTAAGATTATGAATTTCCCTCTAAATACTGCTGTAGCTTAGTCCAAAAGTTTTGATTGTTTCATTGTTATTCAGTTCTCAAAATAGTTTCATTCATTAGGGGAATTACAAACTACTCTGCTCTGATTTCTGATAAAACATGAATTCCTTGAATTCAGATGTACCTTTAAAATTTCAGTGAGAAGTTTATAAATTAGGAGAAGACCTAGATGTAGTTCAAGGATATACACAGTGTGGGAAGGGGTGGAGGCCCTGGTTTATTCACACAACACTGACTTGAACTTCACAGCTGTTCTAACTGGGGTGCTTTCCCTTCAGCCCCTCCTGCAGGGCCAGGGCAGGGTGATGtgcagaaaggaagggaagggggattCAAGTCTGAGATTCTCAGAGCCGCCAGCAGGGCCCTGCTCCCTGAAGAGCTATCAGCTGCCTTTTCACCTCACCCGCCCGTCCCATGTAATACAGGCCAGCTTCCTGCTGTTCTCCTCCCCTAGCCCTTGAGCTCTGTTCCATGCATCCTGGGTCCTTACATGTATTGCCGCTTTATTTTATCCTGTATTTATGTCCTGTGGGTGAGACTCATCCGCCTCCCTAGACTGAGGTCTTCTCTTACAAACACCACTGCACAGAGCTGAACACACAGAAGGTGCCTGGTGAAGAGCTGTATGAAGGAATGCGATAAAATGGGATGAAATGGAAACGGGAGGGATAGGGTGGCATGGACAGAGCCAGTCCTATCTCTGAGCAGAGGCATGACTTTACACTGACTACTGCAGGAAGCACCTTGCTCATGAGGACTGTTTTGTGCTGACACCATGGCCTCAGTGTCCCTTATGAGATATAAACTTGCCCACAAAGAGTAGCCACGGGCAAAATATTGTAAGGTGAGAAATGCTGGTCTTGAGCGTGGATCCTGTTCTCTGGGCTGCCCCCACTGCACCCACGCCCCATCCCTCCCACCTTACAGTCTAACCAGGACCCCTTGCCCGCCACACAGTCCCCCGGGCCTCCTCTCCTCTGACGGCGCCAGGTCCCCAGGACTTCCTGAACTGAGGTTCGAATAATGTATTAAGGTCCGTTCTTGGCCTCAACATCCAAGTTGCTCTGATCAAAGCCTCAGGACCTCCAGACCAGGCTCCCTCTCTCTTCCAGAGCCATCTCGTTCTAGAAAGGCTACCTCAGGTGCCCTAACAATGGTTTCCACGCCCTCTCTCTTTGGGAACCAGGACACCAAAAGAGAGCTTGTGAGCTCTGGGTTTTCAGGGGTGAAGATTGGGAGATGAAGTGTTGGCATCAGGAACAGAAGTGCAGAAAGGaggatgaaaagataagccagaTGTTCTAGAGAGTTCTCCCACAGCTGTTCCTGGTCACAAGCCAAGGTATgggagttctcatcacaagccATGGAACACATTCTACAACGTCCCATTCCATGATCAGTAGTATTCTATCTATTTCCTAAAAATTTCTTCTAATTTGGATTGCTTTCTCCAGGCTTTGGAATCCCCAGATTACCATGTTGGAGAAGATGGTGATGAAGGCAAAGAATATCGACAGTTTTATATCAATATCAACTGTCACCAGCATCATCTTTACCACTTTTCTAGTTATCCTTCTCCATGAagcaatttatatttttgaaaattgtctTATCTCCACTGTTTTAATCGTTCTTCCAAGATCCCTGTGATGCGGTCCAATTAGATTTTACAATTTCTGTTAAAATATTAggaacctggggcttccctggtggcgcagtggttgagagttcgcctgccgatgcaggggacacgggttcgtgccccggtccgggaagatcccacatgccgcggagcggctgagcccgtgagccatggccgc
The genomic region above belongs to Lagenorhynchus albirostris chromosome 8, mLagAlb1.1, whole genome shotgun sequence and contains:
- the LOC132524073 gene encoding GTPase IMAP family member 7-like; translation: MEISRCVLASRPGPHASVLVVQLGRFTEEEQKTVALIKAVFGEPAMKHMIILFTRKEELEDRGLSDFVRGADVKLRSII